DNA from Myxococcales bacterium:
TGCTCCGCGCCGAGTCCCTCCCCTTCCCGGTGTTCCGCCGCGGCGACGCCTCCGTTCGCGGGGCGGCTGCCGCTCCGGCGAGGCGTGGTGCGGGTAGCGCTCCGAGCGCTCGGCCTGCCTATCCATGTATTTTGCATGCACTGGAAGAGCAAGCTCCCGAAGGCCGAAGAGGACGAGGAGGGCAGCGAGCTCGATTGGACGAGCGGCACGCAGCGCGCGGAGGCCGACCTCCGCAGCCTCGTGTCTCGCTCCGCCGAGGCCCTCTTCGTGCGCGCCGCCATCGAGCGCTCCGCAGCCGGGGGCGCCGAGGTGGTGGTGATGGGGGACCTCAACGACACGCTCGACTCGGTACCCGTGCGGGTCGTGCTCGGCTCGGGGTTCGAGCCCTCACTGCACGCGGCGGCCGCGCGCGCCGACGAGCGACCGCTTCTCCGCGCTCCACCGCGGCGAGCCCGAGCAGATCGATCACATCCTCCACACCGAGCGCCTGCACGCGCGCCACGTCCGTGGCCTTCTTCAACGAGGCGCTCCGCGATCACCCGTTTGGCGGCGAGCCCACGATCGACTCGGACCACGCGCTCGTGTGCGCGCGCTACGGCTGAGCTCCAGCGAGGCGCCCCACGACTCCGTAAGGACACCCCGTGGGAGTTCATCAACGGGGTGCTAGTCCCCTGGAAACGTGATCCCTTCCAGAAGTCGCGCGCCTCGGCCTTTCGCCACAAGGGGCGAGGGGTGTCCCGTTTTCGGCGGCGGTGGGAGGATACTCATGTTCGAGGTCGGCGTTCTCGCGCGGTCACACCCGAAACCACTGTCCCCTGAGCGCAAAGCGCCGCCTCCACCGCGCGGAACGACGTCCGAGTTGAGGACGGGCCGCCGCCGCCGAAAACGGGGCACCCCTCGCTCCTCGGAATGACACCGAAGACCCGACTTCTGATACGAACCACGACTCCAGGGGACTAGCGTGGGCGGTCTGCGCACCAGCGCAACGGGAGGTCGCATGACCCCCCCCCGCAGACCATGCCACTCCGCGACTCGAGCGACTCCACCTCCAGCCCCCATCGCGACGGCCCCGGCCTCTGCGCCGTGCGGCGCGTCGAGGTCTCATGGGGCGACTGCGACGCCTCGGGCATCGTCTTCTACCCCCGCTACTACGCGTGGTTCGACGAGTGCACCCACGCGCTC
Protein-coding regions in this window:
- a CDS encoding endonuclease/exonuclease/phosphatase family protein, whose protein sequence is MTLTLATFNVKDYFESPRNLPRARGQVRRIAAQLARADADVVALQEVGSRRCSARCSRACPGARRTRSCSAAPIAAGSATRSSRGWPCSSGRCSAPSPSPSRCSAAATPPFAGRLPLRRGVVRVALRALGLPIHVFCMHWKSKLPKAEEDEEGSELDWTSGTQRAEADLRSLVSRSAEALFVRAAIERSAAGGAEVVVMGDLNDTLDSVPVRVVLGSGFEPSLHAAAARADERPLLRAPPRRARADRSHPPHRAPARAPRPWPSSTRRSAITRLAASPRSTRTTRSCARATAELQRGAPRLRKDTPWEFINGVLVPWKRDPFQKSRASAFRHKGRGVSRFRRRWEDTHVRGRRSRAVTPETTVP